From a region of the Vagococcus coleopterorum genome:
- the lepB gene encoding signal peptidase I — protein MVGIHTEFFHKPAPGVGEIIYQVDQWKVILGKMNDIFINAGLTFDEKELQQSCDSAFKIASPLKHLEITVYDQKIKWEEILSYFQKKFPKIAWLDIKLVISEDSQTYYFEFVSVIQADSGFPVSFSFIEFLNRIYNSEGAKLDSFVSDIEAIVDMNVDVTETVTHQEKIKEKKLPNDQKLIKNNHPRHNDKMNKGNKIESLSRKDFKEAQKKEKNKTKNKVLVSKQIWGGIAIAVAIAVLLLFIGWKNFGPFEAKIDGESMMPTFRNNDAVIVAKGTTDIKRFDVIVFDHGDGQNYVKRVIGLPGETLFYKQGELYIDNELVEDNFSQDDETSSLIEIPEDSYYVLGDNRANSIDSRVFGEVNKSKIIGIVKK, from the coding sequence TTGGTAGGAATACATACAGAGTTTTTTCATAAGCCTGCTCCAGGGGTAGGTGAAATTATTTATCAAGTGGACCAGTGGAAAGTTATTTTGGGAAAAATGAATGACATATTTATTAATGCTGGTTTAACATTCGATGAAAAAGAACTACAGCAATCATGTGATTCAGCTTTTAAAATTGCAAGCCCTTTGAAGCATTTGGAAATAACAGTATATGATCAAAAAATAAAGTGGGAAGAAATATTATCTTATTTTCAAAAAAAATTCCCTAAGATTGCTTGGCTCGATATCAAGCTTGTTATTTCAGAGGACAGTCAGACGTATTATTTTGAGTTCGTGTCTGTTATTCAAGCAGATAGCGGATTTCCGGTAAGTTTTAGCTTTATAGAATTTTTAAATCGAATATACAATTCTGAAGGGGCTAAACTAGATTCGTTTGTATCTGATATTGAAGCGATAGTTGATATGAATGTTGACGTAACAGAAACTGTAACGCATCAAGAGAAGATAAAAGAGAAAAAGTTACCAAATGATCAGAAATTAATAAAAAATAATCATCCAAGACATAATGACAAAATGAACAAAGGTAATAAGATTGAGTCTTTGAGTCGAAAGGACTTTAAAGAAGCTCAAAAAAAAGAAAAAAATAAAACAAAGAACAAAGTGTTGGTTAGTAAACAAATATGGGGTGGCATCGCTATAGCGGTAGCAATCGCAGTGCTTCTACTGTTCATTGGTTGGAAAAATTTTGGGCCTTTCGAAGCTAAAATTGATGGGGAATCAATGATGCCGACTTTTCGAAATAATGATGCCGTGATTGTAGCGAAAGGCACGACCGATATAAAAAGATTTGATGTAATTGTTTTTGATCATGGGGATGGTCAAAATTATGTTAAAAGAGTGATTGGGTTACCTGGGGAAACCCTTTTTTATAAACAAGGGGAGTTGTATATCGATAATGAGTTGGTTGAAGATAATTTTAGTCAGGACGATGAAACTTCTTCTTTGATAGAAATACCAGAGGATTCTTATTATGTGTTAGGGGATAATCGAGCAAACTCTATTGATAGTAGAGTTTTTGGGGAAGTAAACAAATCAAAAATTATTGGGATTGTAAAAAAATAA